In Neisseriaceae bacterium CLB008, one genomic interval encodes:
- a CDS encoding ABC transporter permease subunit — MNNNRSSWFLRVMLILGLLFLYIPLISLVIYSFNSSQLVTVWGGFSTSWYGRLANNSQILEAAWLSIKLALASAFAAVILGTLSGFALARIKRFKGSTLFAGMVSAPMVMPDVITGLSMLLLIIQVQMFLQNSELLNFMYFDRGFFTIWLGHTTLCLAYVTVVIRSRLMELDQSLEDAAMDLGARPLKIFFVITLPLIAPAIASGFLLAITLSLDDLVITSFLSGPGSSTLPQVIFSKIKLGLDPQMNALATIMIGVIGTCVILLNYFMMKNHVKRDREAAQAMKQASAAEAALKP, encoded by the coding sequence ATGAACAATAATCGCTCATCCTGGTTTTTAAGAGTCATGCTGATTCTTGGCCTGCTGTTTTTATACATTCCCCTGATCAGCTTGGTGATCTACTCCTTTAATAGCTCCCAGCTGGTGACGGTTTGGGGCGGGTTCTCCACTAGCTGGTATGGCCGCCTGGCCAACAACAGCCAGATTTTGGAAGCGGCGTGGCTGTCGATTAAGCTGGCTCTGGCGTCTGCTTTTGCCGCGGTGATTTTGGGCACGCTATCGGGCTTTGCTTTAGCGCGCATCAAGCGCTTTAAAGGCAGTACTCTGTTTGCCGGCATGGTGTCGGCACCGATGGTGATGCCCGACGTGATCACCGGCCTGTCGATGCTGCTGCTCATCATTCAAGTACAGATGTTTTTACAAAACAGCGAACTCTTGAACTTCATGTATTTTGACCGTGGCTTTTTCACCATTTGGCTCGGCCACACCACGCTGTGCTTGGCTTACGTAACGGTGGTGATTCGCTCACGTCTAATGGAGCTAGATCAGTCGCTAGAAGACGCCGCCATGGATTTAGGCGCGCGGCCGCTGAAAATCTTCTTTGTGATCACCCTACCCTTGATTGCGCCCGCGATTGCGTCAGGTTTTTTATTGGCCATCACCCTATCCTTAGATGACTTGGTGATTACCTCATTCCTGTCCGGCCCGGGTTCATCCACCCTACCGCAGGTGATTTTCTCCAAGATCAAGCTGGGGCTAGACCCACAGATGAACGCTTTGGCCACCATCATGATTGGCGTGATCGGCACTTGCGTGATTTTACTGAATTACTTTATGATGAAAAATCACG